A window of Asterias rubens chromosome 22, eAstRub1.3, whole genome shotgun sequence contains these coding sequences:
- the LOC117305273 gene encoding cysteine--tRNA ligase, cytoplasmic-like, translating to MAAPTDAKKRTQPPWESPSGTGQPKLHLYNSLTRRKEPFVPQDGKKVSWYSCGPTVYDASHMGHARSYISFDILRRVLTYYFDYDILYVMNITDIDDKIIKRGRTNFLFERYLGEALSIERRLSDVQEAMKLFDSKKAKETNPDKQQMYAGISDATTKAIDTLQSALKSPQGESEKEQFSKALLDAARDPLCDWLDAQHGSEVKDKSIFFKLTQHWEREYHEDMEALNVLPADVLTRVSEYVPEVITFTQKIIENGFGYESNSSVYFTTSKFDSDPNHHYAKLVPEAFGDQAALQEGEGDLCISKDRLSEKRSDNDFALWKASKPGEPAWDSPWGQGRPGWHIECSVMASSILGESMDIHTGGVDLRFPHHDNELAQAEAHYSNDNWVRYFLHSGHLTIAGCKMSKSLKNFVTIKDALKQYTSRQIRLVFLLHSWKDTLDYSKDTMEIALQYEKTVSEFFLNVKAVLRSTPSSGIEAFEKWNEPELKLNEQFQNCRARVNEALCDSIDTKASLEGMRVLIGQCNIYMQERRSAKVAPNRMLLQNTAAFVTKMLRIFGAIEGDEPIGFPMSGAAKNSNVEETVMPYLQVLSEFREQVRQTARQQKVIDILKLCDALRDEILPDLGVRLEDREDGAAVVKLVDKETILRERELAKQQAEEKRKKKEEAKRKELEKQAAKDAQRRIPPSQMFLQETSKYSAFDDKGMPTHDAEGKELSGKLLKKLAKLFQTQEKLHSEYLKNAGSESNTASNQ from the exons atggcggcgcccacaGATG CTAAAAAGAGGACACAACCCCCCTGGGAGAGTCCCAGTGGAACAGGCCAACCAAAGCTGCATCTGTACAACAGTTTGACAAGGCGGAAGGAACCATTTGTGCCACAGGATGGGAAAAAAGTCTCTTGGTATAGCTGCGGACCGACGGTGTATGATGCTTCACACATGGGACATGCTAG ATCCTACATATCCTTTGACATCTTACGTCGCGTCTTGACGTATTACTTTGACTACGACATCCTCTATGTTATGAACATCACAGATATCGATGACAAGATCATCAAGCGAGGGCGAACTAACTTTTTATTTGAACGATACCTCGGTGAGGCATTGAGCATTGAGAGGCGATTGAGTGACGTCCAAGAGGCAATGAAG TTGTTTGATTCTAAGAAAGCTAAGGAAACAAATCCTGATAAACAACAGATGTATGCTGGCATATCCGATGCAACAACCAAAGCGATTGATACGCTACaaagcgccctcaagagtccacAAGGAGAGAGTGAGAAAGAGCAATTCAGCAAG GCACTACTGGATGCAGCAAGAGACCCTCTCTGTGATTGGCTGGATGCTCAACATGGGTCAGAGGTCAAGGACAAGTCGATCTTCTTTAAACTCACGCAGCACTGGGAGAGAGAGTACCATGAAGACATGGAGGCTTTGAAt GTCTTGCCAGCTGACGTTCTCACCAGAGTGAGTGAATACGTACCTGAAGTTATCACCTTCACCCAAAAGATTATCGAAAACGGTTTTGG ATATGAATCAAACAGTTCCGTGTACTTCACGACCTCCAAGTTCGACAGCGACCCCAATCACCACTACGCCAAGCTGGTACCCGAGGCCTTCGGGGACCAGGCAGCCCTCCAGGAAGGAGAGGGGGACCTCTGCATATCAAAAGATCGGCTGAGCGAGAAGAGGTCCGATAACGACTTTGCGTTGTGGAAGGCGTCAAAGCCCGGAGAGCCAGCTTGGGATTCACCGTGGGGTCAG GGTCGTCCAGGTTGGCATATAGAATGTTCCGTAATGGCGAGCAGTATACTTGGAGAATCCATGGACATCCACACTGGGGGTGTTGATCTACGATTCCCTCATCACGATAATGAACTAGCCCAAGCTGAG GCCCACTACTCCAACGACAACTGGGTCCGATACTTTCTCCACTCCGGCCATCTGACCATCGCAGGCTGCAAGATGTCCAAGTCCCTTAAGAACTTTGTCACGATAAAAGACGCCTTGAAGCAGTACACGTCTCGTCAGATTCGTCTTGTTTTTCTACTTCATTCCTGGAAGGATACGTTGGACTACTCCAAAGACACCATGGAGATTGCTCTACAGTATGAGAAGACTGTCAGC GAATTTTTTCTGAATGTGAAAGCTGTTCTCCGCAGTACCCCCTCAAGCGGGATTGAAGCTTTTGAAAAGTGGAACGAGCCAGAACTGAAATTAAACGAACA ATTCCAAAACTGCAGAGCCAGAGTGAACGAGGCACTTTGCGATTCCATCGACACCAAAGCGTCATTAGAGGGTATGCGTGTCCTGATTGGCCAGTGCAATATCTATATGCAAGAAAGACGCTCGGCTAAGGTGGCGCCTAACCGCATGCTACTGCAGAACACAGCAGCATTCGTCACAAAGATGCTCAGG ATTTTTGGTGCAATAGAAGGTGATGAACCAATTGGTTTCCCGATGAGTGGAGCGGCAAAGAACAGCAAT GTTGAAGAGACTGTGATGCCTTACCTACAAGTCCTGTCGGAGTTTAGAGAGCAAGTTCGTCAAACTGCTCGGCAGCAAAAAG tgatAGACATCTTGAAGTTGTGTGACGCACTGCGAGATGAAATCTTACCAGACTTGGGCGTCAGACTTGAAGATAGAGAGGACGGAGCAGCCGTGGTCAAACTTGTTGACAAAGAGACTATTCTACGAGAGAGAGAATTAGCTAAGCAG caagCGGAGGAGAAAcggaaaaagaaagaagaagccAAGAGGAAGGAATTGGAGAAGCAAGCGGCAAAAGACGCTCAGAGACGTATTCCTCCATCTCAGATGTTCCTACAAGAAACTTCCAAATATTCTGCATTCGATGACAAg GGAATGCCTACCCACGATGCTGAAGGGAAAGAGTTGAGTGGGAAACTGCTCAAGAAACTTGCCAAGCTCTTCCAGACGCAGGAAAAACTCCACAGCGAGTATTTGAAAAATGCTGGATCAGAATCAAATACTGCTTCTAATCAATGA
- the LOC117305356 gene encoding transmembrane protein 53-like: MLRAAGLGSRSSLASLAEFPWQPNIVRCYGTPATKKPDVPVIKINSNLSLQRANSAGTKSPKDRPLVLLLSWLAAKQRHLDNFAAFYLSRGCDVLTVKLRPMQLLLPTVGTQVIARDVVSFLQSKEQRDRQILVHGFSVGGYLYGEIIQKMLASQTESHEITSRIIGQIYDSPVDLQNIPVGISKALTKNPLAQRSMQTSLQMYLRVMNSAATKHYHKSSYTFHHNPVSAPSLFFYSHTDPVGTAESNERVMSSLKTNMGYDNVYSKAFEDSPHVSHMYKHQNEYMSTLKGFLSRIQYFREAVVENKELADFVGEEGRDDEVEEKK, from the exons ATGTTGCGGGCAGCAGGTCTCGGGTCTCGATCAAGTCTAGCAAGCTTAGCTGAG TTTCCTTGGCAACCGAACATTGTGCGCTGCTATGGTACTCCAGCAACGAAGAAGCCAGATGTCCCAGTCATCAAGATCAACTCCAACCTCTCGCTACAGAGAGCGAACTCGGCTGGCACCAAATCCCCTAAAGACCGCCCTCTTGTGTTACTGCTGAGCTGGCTTGCTGCGAAGCAACGCCATCTTGATAACTTTGCTGCGTTCTACTTGAGCAGAGGCTGCGATGTTTTGACAGTTAAACTTCGTCCAATGCAG CTTCTTCTGCCGACAGTTGGCACCCAAGTGATCGCTAGAGATGTCGTTAGCTTTCTTCAGAGTAAGGAGCAGCGAGACCGCCAAATCCTAGTACACGGGTTCTCCGTCGGCGGTTATCTCTACGGAGAGATCATCCAGAAGATGCTGGCCTCGCAGACAGAGTCGCATGAAATCACCAGCCGCATCATCGGCCAGATCTACGATAGCCCCGTCGATCTTCAGAATATTCCTGTCGGGATTTCCAAG GCCTTAACCAAGAACCCCCTTGCCCAGCGCAGCATGCAGACAAGTTTACAGATGTACCTGAGAGTGATGAACTCCGCAGCCACAAAGCACTACCACAAGAGCTCCTACACATTCCACCACAACCCAGTCTCCGCCCCCTCCCTCTTCTTCTATTCCCACACGGACCCGGTCGGCACGGCTGAGTCTAACGAGCGAGTCATGTCGAGTTTGAAGACCAACATGGGTTACGACAATGTATACAGCAAGGCGTTTGAGGATTCCCCGCACGTGAGTCACATGTATAAACACCAGAATGAGTATATGAGTACCTTGAAGGGCTTCTTGAGTCGGATTCAGTATTTCCGTGAGGCGGTCGTCGAGAACAAAGAGTTGGCTGATTTCGTCGGAGAGGAAGGTAGGGATGATGAGGTAGAGGAAAAGAAATGA